A portion of the Lolium rigidum isolate FL_2022 chromosome 1, APGP_CSIRO_Lrig_0.1, whole genome shotgun sequence genome contains these proteins:
- the LOC124672055 gene encoding GEM-like protein 1, with amino-acid sequence MQPAAEMQPPVGSPAAPQSDPPHPPPPSDPSSPPAPAPEAADPPAPAPSLASVQLQPKTVTWSEKLTSESPTHVPAAAAAESSQYVSRGPAASSSKGAVEAMKDTLSRWGKSMGETTKMVESLSRDTWQHFKTGPSFTEAAMGRLAQGTKVLAEGGYEKIFKQTFEILPDEQLKISYACYLSTSAGPVMGVMYISTAKIAFCSDNPLSYKAGDKTEWSYYKVVIPLHQLRTANPSVSKVNSAEKYIQVVSVEGHEFWFMGFLMYDKAVSSLQEAMDSARELQP; translated from the exons ATGCAGCCCGCCGCCGAGATGCAGCCGCCCGTCGGCTCCCCCGCCGCGCCCCAATCCGACCCTCCGCACCCACCGCCACCCTCCGATCCATCCTCTCCGCCGGCGCCGGCTCCCGAGGCGGCCGATCCGCCCGCGCCCGCACCCTCGCTGGCGTCGGTGCAGCTGCAGCCGAAGACCGTCACGTGGAGCGAGAAGCTCACGTCGGAGTCGCCGACCCAcgtgccggccgccgccgccgcggagtcCAGCCAGTACGTCTCCCGAGGGCCCGCCGCCTCCTCGTCCAAGG GCGCGGTGGAGGCGATGAAGGACACGCTGTCGAGGTGGGGAAAGTCGATGGGGGAGACCACCAAGATGGTCGAGAGCCTCAGCCGCGACACGTGGCAGCACT TCAAGACTGGACCGAGTTTTACTGAAGCGGCTATGGGACGGCTTGCTCAAGGAACTAAAGTCTTAGCCGAAGGTGGCTATGAGAAAATATTTAAGCAGACTTTTGAGATTCTTCCGGATGAGCAGCTGAAAATATCTTACGCATGCTATCTATCAACATCTGCTGGTCCTGTCATGGGAGTAATGTACATTTCTACAGCGAAAATTGCATTCTGCAGTGACAACCCTCTTTCTTACAAAGCTGGAGATAAAACTGAATGGAGTTACTACAAG GTCGTCATTCCTCTGCATCAGCTAAGGACAGCTAATCCTTCAGTGAGCAAAGTAAATTCTGCCGAGAAGTATATTCAGGTCGTCTCAGTTGAAGGCCACGAGTTTTGGTTTATGGGCTTTCTGATGTATGACAAAGCAGTTTCCAGTCTTCAAGAAGCCATGGACAGTGCTCGTGAGTTACAACCGTAG